CAAAGGATCCTTAATAGGGAAAGGCATCCCTTGGGTATTAGCCACAGTTTCGACCCACTTAGTATAGTCTTCATAAGTTGCACAGTCCCTTTGACCAAAATGCTTCTtgtctctccaacaaatactcttcCAGGCTTGTACAGCTTCTGCCATCTGCCCATTGTCGGTGACCACATGATAGAAAATGTTCTCAGCTATCTCAGATTGCTCAGGAGGATTGACGAAAGCATATCCATAAGTTCTCCTAGCCAAAACGGGATTATAATTGATCCCACCTCTAACACCCATGAGGGGCACATTATTGAACTTTCCACAACTCATGATAACCTCCTTGTCTTCCAAAGATCTGTTATACCATACAATGTCTTTGGCTCTAAGTCCCATAATCCTTTCAGCCCATTTAGAGGTGTGCCTACTATCAACGAAAGCTCCACGTTCAGGCAAATGTGATCTGAACCAACGATATAGCAAAGGAGCAAAACATctgaccaaacccttcttttgaCGATTCTTTTGATGAACTGAATGATAAACATCCCCCAAGAGCGTAGGAACAGGATTCTGTAGAATGAACAAATGGATTGCACTCATGTCAACAAAATCAGGCACGTTCGGAAACATTAGGATACCATAGATACTTAGAGCCAGGATAGCCCTAAAAGTGTCCCATTCTTTCGCTTCAGCAGCATCACACCCTCTTTTGACCAGGAACTCCATATGAAAACCCTGACATCTTCCTCTCTCGGAAAGATTTGCATCAACAactgacttgctcaaataaagagccttggAGATTTCAATAGAAGTGGGAGCCTCCATGGTGCTATAGTACGGAACTTCCCCCTTCTTGATCGGAACACCAAGGAAAAGAGAATATTCTTCCAATGTGGGAATCAAAAGGTAGTCAGGGAACGTGAAGCAACGGAGAGAAGGGTTGTAGAACTGAAGCAAGGTATGAACTCCTTCTTGCTCGTATttggtgaacggcatcttgagGAGACTCAGAATATACCCATACTTTTCACGGAACCTGGTTGTTTCATCCGGCGTGATCTTCTTAACCAAACACTCGAGAGAATCCAGATTCGGATTTAGAAATGTGTAAGAGATGTTGCGACTACCAGTCTTCAATGGAGGAGCCATGAgttggtcggagacaaagccaaatgttcctgaaaataaataaacatgcatgttaaatgatatggtggaatgcatttcatcgggagaatcctaaagtccatTCGTAATtgcatattttcttttcttttctttttgtgaagtaaaaaaatattctctttttcttttcaatttctttttcttttcttcttatttttgaaGTGGACTTTAGAATTCTCCtcaaatgaagtgaggtggatgcagtAATATGATGTGTCATGGTGCAATGTGGTGAGAGACCGAGTGCCTCTCGTAATTCTGAGTAATACTGGGTATAACAAGTTCAAAGTttcggcttcagattgcaatgtgaaaatccgggtatgatgaaggctagtgtcctgtccctccccaaactcacgggtatgaattctagacacggacaggtggtccctaatggtcactagggtctacagttcccatggggtacaaagtgtttgaggcaacaagcgtgccagacacagtgttccatgaaagaacctcgcccagctgtggtaccccatattgaactcatccatagcaagcgctacggtagtcaacatgagcatccacgctaatcctaggtgtcacttggcctgggtagtgggccttttacctcaaaaaccccccacctgcaaaacagaacagaagaccccaaggaacacagaatataatccatatgcatgatgtgcaaacagaaataaacatgatatgcaagcagaaaacatgcaaacatatatacaagatatagacataaaaacaaataaacacccaataaaaataaaacaaacaaaggctaggatcgacttgcttaggtagtccccagcagagtcgccagctgtcgcacgctcgcgaaaaatgaacagagtcgccaccaatatatttatcccataagggaaaggaatatcagaaaacctaacaaaggaaggaacaggatcttgcgaccagagaatcaaggtacgggagtcggttacgcaaggggaaggtattagcacccctcgcgcccatcgtactcgatggtatccacctatgtttgtttctatctaaagggtgtgtactatgtctatgtctatatgcgaatgaatgcaaaagaaatacggggaaaagaaggaatatttacaaatgtgtgctcgttcaagccccgcgacttgatgcctacgtatccttttcaggaatcagagcgccgtagttcggctccatagttttgtttgtttttgtgttttttagttgggcggcgttaacgttcgcgctcttgcataagggatcgacctaggatgcaatggagcggaaataacggtgcccttaagaaagcgagagaagagagagagagagtttgagtgtttcgaggacatcccttaagcaagggaaactcgagttactctttggtttgtgttttttagaagttgggaacttacgcctgaatggaacccttaagcaagggagccccaagcactcgaacatcccttaagcaagagaagttacaagcttccattccctttttattagtcaaagtatttattagtcatttttttatgagttttcttggtattttttaaggggaatttattcaagtatttattaatgttttatggttgtaaaagaaaaaagaaactagcctaagtatgaagggaatttctacctaatgttatcatggtttctacctaagggtTAGGGATAAAGGAACATGAAAGAtaaagcgctaagtagaatatataaaaatagcataagagcatgaaatagaacaagtcaaaatatagcacaaaagtgaattaaaagcactattatttttattcttgatCAACCAATTGCAAGTGAAAAGAAGTAACAATtacaaaacaattaaaagaaaataatatttcaaaaaaaaatctaattggaTAGAAAATGCTTTTGTTATTTctatttgagaaaaaaataattaatagcaACAAAGGATTAAAAGAAAAtctatttattattgttttattgacAGCAAAGGGGGGTGTGAAATGGATTTAAGGGTCAATTAGTGACTGGGCGCAGGCCCAAGGCAGGTTTTGGCCCATGCAGATTTGTTTTTGTCCAGTTTTCTTTATGTCAAAAAAAAAGAGTGGTGTATGGGCCTATGGGGGTGCGAAGGGTAAAAAGGCCCAAGGGTAGTGTCTGATCCATCACTATTTTTTTATCCAGATTCTATTTCAAactctaattattaaaaaaaacaaaagagaaaaaattaaaaaggaaaaaaagaatagGGTTAAAAACATTGTGTCGTTTCAGCGTCTATCAGACTCTCTCGCCTCTCTCACGTTCAAGACGAACGGCGCGGCGGAGAACTCTTCTTCTCCGGCCAAACAAACACAGCGCCGCCGTGAATCGAACCGCGAAAACTCCCTCGCCTCAACTCTCAACCTTAGCCTCTCTCAGTCCTCTCCGATGTCTCTCCCGTTTTCGAAGATTAACGCCTACACTCTAACAATTAGAAAGGGGAAGAACGCAAGTCCTAAGTCTAAACAGAGCGAATTCAGGTCTAAGCATCAATAAATTCATGTCAATCGGAGAAGAAGCAAACATCGTGGCAAGAGTAATGAATAATAGGGCACAAGAATGGAGGATCAGGGACTTACCTGATTTGAAGAACACGCACAAAGCTACCAGAAATCCGAATGCGACACAAATGCAGGAAAATGGAAAAGCTCTTCAGGTCTTGATTCTTCTTTAGCTCGTGTTTACTGCTTCTCCTTCTTCGTCTTctactttcttcttttctttgtaaTTTCTGTGCTGTGAGTGATTGAGAGCTGAGAGATGATGATTGAAGGTGTGATGGAGGTTTAGCTCGCTGCTTAGAGCTTCAGATGTTGAAGCTCTAAGAGTTGTTGTTTTGAGCGTATGGTGGTGGTGAGGGTGTTTGAACTGAGGCTTTTCACTTCTTTCTTCAAAGTCTGCAAGCGAGACAATGATGAAAGCTCATAGTGCTTAGGTGTCGACTTCTAGGTGGGTGAAGTTGGTTTTATAGGGCAATGATTGGGCAATCAATATGAGTTCTTAGATGTGGGACTCAGAATTATAGCTTGCAAGgtatttttcagtttcttgaatgtgggactctgTTTGTAGCACATTTTTGATTCTTTGAATGTGGGACTAACATGTTTTTGGCTCTGTAGGTTTCTTGGTGGTGAGGAACGATGCCGATGCGGAGCTGCTTGAAGGTGATGCGAAGGTGCTGGTTGCGAACTATTTTTGTCGTAAGTTTTGATGAATGTGTGGCTGCTAGTTTTTTTCCTCTTTGTATGCAGACCACGGTTCAGTTTGGCGATGATGGATGAGTTGGCTGGAAAGGTGTATCGGGGCTGTTATGAATTTTAATGTAGGGACTGTCTTGATTTTCTTTGTTGTTGGCTGTGTGGGTTATGGATGTATGATGgttaattttgtttttcaaatgCAGGTATTCTAGTATGGAGTTTGAATGCTGCAAGGTCGCGGCAAGTCCGTTAACCGTGTGGCTGTTATGTGAAGCTAGGTGTGAAAGGTTAGTAGAACCGTTATGAAGAAGTAGATTGAGAGGGAAaatgttggtttggtttggaaattTGTTCTGTTATGAATTTGTGGGAGATTTATGTATGCAAAGTTATGTGAAGGCATATTTCTGGACCTGGTTTTTAcgttgatggattttatttggctGCAGATTGCAGGGTTGATGATCATGCTGCAAATGGCTTATGCCTGTTGGAGTTTGTTGGAGAAAGCTTATTTTTTGGTTTGGTGGTTAATTTGTGGATGGAGTATTGGTTAGAAATGAAAATTAATTATGGTTTTCTTTGACTGTATGTaatgtttgtgtgtgcaggttaAAAACAATGGGGAAGACTAGTTTCTGAATTGGCTGCCGGCTAGATTTCGCATTACGCAGGTAGCAGCAGCCTTTTTCTTTGCTGCAGAATTGATTCgtgttctttcttttcttcgaaACTGTGCAGAGCTGTCCTCTTTGAATTGGTAAGTGAGAGGGCCTGATGCAGCTAATTCCTTGTTGGTTTTAAATTGCAGCAATCTAGTGTGCTTCCATTTTTCTGTTTGTAGAATCTCGGTTTGCAGGATAGATCTTTATTGTTTAGAAATTTGTGTTGGCCTGGATAAAATGTTATGCGTTGTATGTACATGATACATATAGTGTGAAATGATTATATTTGGAATGTTAGACAAACTGGCTGTATGTTAGGTCATGTACAAAAAGGCTGTTTTGTATGTGAATGCAATGGTTGTATGATATGGGGTTGTGTAGTATTTGAATGGCTGGACTTGTTAGCTAATGTGTGAAGGAAAGATGTTAGATTAGCTTGTGGCTGTGAATGAAACTGGTTATGTGCAGCCTTTGTTTTCTCTTTCTGTTTTTGGATGACGGTGTGAATTGTTTTTTGTTGTAATGATTGCCGGTTCTGTTTCGAATTGTGCAGCTTTGTGTTATTTTTCTGAAATATGGGGCTGAATGAGTATTGTTTGAAACATGAGGTTCTGTTTGTGTGAATGGATTTCAGTTTGGTGTATGCCTTATATATGGGTTTAAAATGAATGGTGATTGATATTGCTGGTTTCTTTTTGTGTTCTTTGCAGTGTAGTATGGTTTAGTTTGAATGTGAAATGGTTTTGTGGATCGATTGCAGATGGTTAGTTTGCGCGGCAGCTTGTTGCATTTACATGGGCTGAGTTTGGATGGTGCAGGGACTAATTTTTTGGCTTTAAGAATGACATGAGAAAGACTTTGGGATGAATAACTCAAGATGGAATCATGGAGAC
The Vicia villosa cultivar HV-30 ecotype Madison, WI linkage group LG6, Vvil1.0, whole genome shotgun sequence genome window above contains:
- the LOC131613554 gene encoding uncharacterized protein LOC131613554; its protein translation is MAPPLKTGSRNISYTFLNPNLDSLECLVKKITPDETTRFREKYGYILSLLKMPFTKYEQEGVHTLLQFYNPSLRCFTFPDYLLIPTLEEYSLFLGVPIKKGEVPYYSTMEAPTSIEISKALYLSKSVVDANLSERGRCQGFHMEFLVKRGCDAAEAKEWDTFRAILALSIYGILMFPNVPDFVDMSAIHLFILQNPVPTLLGDVYHSVHQKNRQKKGLVRCFAPLLYRWFRSHLPERGAFVDSRHTSKWAERIMGLRAKDIVWYNRSLEDKEVIMSCGKFNNVPLMGVRGGINYNPVLARRTYGYAFVNPPEQSEIAENIFYHVVTDNGQMAEAVQAWKSICWRDKKHFGQRDCATYEDYTKWVETVANTQGMPFPIKDPLYPPVGAQPNIVSMPQLEELYAKGSTSQKRPRVVADPKSTKIQERKIKEHYEDQLAELTKRLQIQTDIAKSEKARRKKADKLLLERQARIEGCYEEIRKLKGRVEEKGQSDTRAQEEARGWELRSRYLETMHFRKDLLIQEVVKKPTHAETKKLIFCTSNMVVELMDYGCLSWLRFVISHYLVVLVRDKAENS